The following coding sequences are from one Formosa haliotis window:
- a CDS encoding M13 family metallopeptidase has translation MKTNILRLSILGTIAFGSFTACKNDPKQETAVVVKEEVVPGINLDYMDTTVKPNENFFEYVNGNWIKNNTIPDDRTRWGSFDELRQKTDEDVLNILQSAMSDDKDLAKTNILPGSDQEKVVFLYETIMDTVARNKEGIAPLKPVLAKIDAIKNVKDLEAFLIEMEPKGGAGFFGFGVGADAKDSNKNAARIGTGRLGLPDRDYYVKDDADSKDKREKYVAYVTKMLQYLGDSEEVAAAEAKQVLAFETSLAEPKMDKVDRRDARKTYNPTSVADLQKMVPAINWKAYFDGIGAKNLDTVIVREPNYMKALQGILAKNNVSDWKTYLRWNALNGSAGMLSDELEEANWEFYSKTLRGAKKQRPRDERALQTINWTVGEALGKLYVDEKFPPEAKAKAEKMIKNVILAFEHRITALPWMSEETKAKAIEKLKATQIKIAYPDKWKDYSAMEVKSPKDGGTYLQNMQNAKAWDFQQDLDKLGKPVDKTEWGMAPQVVNAYFNPSYNEIVFPAAILQPPFYNYQADDAVNYGGIGAVIGHEISHSFDDSGSRFDKDGNLNNWWTDEDLEQFTKLGKALADQYSAIEVLPETYINGEFTLGENIGDLGGINAAYDALQISLKENGYPENIDGLTADQRFFMSWATVWRSLYRDDALKNQIKTDPHSPGMNRAVQPLLNVDAFYDAFGIVEGDKMYIAPENRVKIW, from the coding sequence ATGAAAACAAACATTCTAAGATTATCAATCCTGGGGACAATTGCATTTGGAAGTTTTACAGCTTGTAAAAACGATCCAAAACAAGAAACCGCAGTGGTTGTTAAGGAAGAAGTGGTGCCTGGAATCAATTTAGATTACATGGATACCACGGTAAAGCCTAACGAAAATTTCTTCGAATACGTTAATGGAAACTGGATAAAAAACAATACAATTCCAGACGACCGTACACGATGGGGTAGTTTCGATGAGCTTAGACAAAAAACAGACGAAGATGTTTTAAATATTTTACAATCTGCAATGTCTGACGATAAAGATTTAGCAAAAACAAATATTCTTCCGGGCTCAGACCAAGAAAAAGTCGTGTTTCTATACGAAACCATTATGGATACGGTTGCAAGAAATAAAGAAGGCATTGCACCGTTAAAGCCAGTTTTAGCTAAGATAGACGCTATTAAAAACGTAAAAGATTTAGAGGCGTTTTTAATAGAAATGGAACCTAAAGGAGGAGCAGGGTTCTTTGGTTTTGGTGTTGGTGCAGATGCAAAAGACAGTAATAAAAATGCAGCACGTATAGGTACAGGACGTTTAGGACTTCCAGATAGAGATTATTACGTAAAAGACGATGCAGATTCTAAAGATAAAAGAGAGAAATATGTAGCTTATGTTACAAAAATGCTTCAATATTTAGGCGATTCAGAAGAAGTTGCAGCGGCAGAAGCGAAACAAGTTTTAGCATTCGAAACCAGTTTAGCAGAGCCTAAAATGGATAAGGTAGATCGAAGAGATGCTAGAAAAACTTACAATCCAACATCGGTTGCAGATTTACAAAAAATGGTTCCTGCAATTAACTGGAAAGCGTATTTTGATGGCATAGGAGCTAAAAATTTAGATACTGTAATAGTACGCGAACCTAACTACATGAAAGCGTTACAAGGTATTTTAGCTAAAAATAATGTAAGCGACTGGAAAACCTATTTACGTTGGAATGCACTAAACGGATCTGCTGGTATGTTAAGCGATGAGTTAGAAGAAGCGAATTGGGAGTTTTATAGCAAAACGTTACGTGGAGCTAAAAAACAACGCCCAAGAGACGAGCGTGCTTTACAAACAATAAATTGGACGGTTGGTGAAGCTTTAGGGAAATTATATGTAGATGAAAAATTCCCGCCAGAAGCAAAAGCAAAGGCAGAAAAAATGATTAAGAATGTAATTTTAGCTTTCGAGCACCGAATTACAGCCTTACCATGGATGAGTGAAGAAACTAAAGCAAAAGCTATAGAGAAACTTAAAGCGACTCAAATTAAAATTGCCTACCCAGACAAATGGAAAGATTATTCTGCTATGGAAGTTAAAAGTCCTAAAGACGGCGGAACCTATCTTCAAAATATGCAAAATGCCAAGGCTTGGGATTTTCAACAAGATTTAGATAAATTAGGTAAACCTGTAGATAAAACAGAATGGGGCATGGCGCCACAAGTTGTAAATGCTTATTTTAACCCATCTTACAACGAAATTGTATTCCCTGCAGCTATTTTACAACCACCGTTTTACAACTATCAAGCAGACGACGCTGTGAATTATGGTGGAATTGGAGCAGTAATCGGACATGAAATTTCTCATAGTTTCGATGATTCTGGTTCAAGATTCGATAAAGATGGAAACCTTAACAACTGGTGGACAGATGAAGATTTAGAGCAATTCACGAAATTAGGAAAGGCTTTAGCCGATCAATATAGTGCTATAGAAGTGCTTCCAGAAACCTACATTAATGGTGAATTTACTTTAGGTGAAAACATTGGTGATTTAGGCGGTATAAATGCGGCTTATGATGCATTGCAAATAAGTTTAAAAGAAAATGGATATCCTGAAAATATCGATGGACTTACAGCAGATCAACGTTTCTTTATGTCTTGGGCAACAGTTTGGAGATCGCTTTATAGAGATGATGCTTTAAAGAATCAGATTAAAACAGATCCACACTCACCTGGTATGAATCGTGCTGTACAACCACTTTTAAATGTCGATGCATTTTACGATGCTTTTGGTATTGTAGAAGGCGATAAAATGTATATCGCACCAGAAAACAGAGTTAAAATCTGGTAA
- the radA gene encoding DNA repair protein RadA has protein sequence MAKVKTTFYCQSCGAQYAKWQGQCNSCKAWNTIAEEVIQTPEKSDWKTPSATQNKRTSRPLLINEIDASQEARLDTFDQELNRVLGGGIVPGSLTLLGGEPGIGKSTLLLQVALKLPYKTLYVSGEESQKQIKMRAERINPNNSNCYILTETKTQNIFKQIEDLQPDIVIVDSIQTLHSDYIESSSGSISQIKECTTELIKFAKETSTPVVLIGHITKDGHIAGPKILEHMVDTVLQFEGDRNHVFRILRANKNRFGSTNELGIYEMQGSGLREVSNPSEILISKKDEELSGNAIAATLEGMRPLMIEVQALVSTAVYGTPQRSATGFNAKRLNMLLAVLEKRAGFRLGAKDVFLNITGGISVDDPAIDLAVVASILSSNEDEALQKDYCFAAEVGLSGEIRPVQRVEQRILEAEKLGFSTIFVSKYNKITLKPKAIKIQLISKIEDLVGHIV, from the coding sequence ATGGCGAAAGTAAAAACCACATTTTATTGTCAGAGTTGCGGGGCACAATATGCGAAATGGCAAGGGCAATGTAACTCGTGTAAAGCGTGGAATACTATAGCCGAAGAAGTGATTCAGACTCCAGAAAAAAGCGATTGGAAAACCCCTTCTGCAACCCAAAATAAGCGAACGTCGAGGCCTTTATTAATAAACGAAATTGATGCCTCTCAAGAAGCGCGATTAGATACTTTCGATCAAGAATTAAATCGAGTACTTGGTGGTGGTATTGTTCCGGGGTCGTTAACGCTTTTAGGTGGTGAACCAGGAATAGGAAAAAGTACATTACTGCTTCAGGTGGCATTAAAGCTGCCTTATAAAACACTTTATGTTTCTGGAGAAGAGAGTCAGAAACAAATAAAAATGCGTGCCGAGCGCATCAATCCTAATAATAGCAATTGCTATATTTTAACCGAAACAAAAACACAAAATATCTTCAAGCAAATTGAAGATTTACAGCCCGATATTGTTATTGTCGATTCAATTCAGACTTTACATAGCGATTATATAGAATCTTCGTCTGGAAGCATTTCTCAAATTAAAGAATGTACTACAGAGCTTATAAAATTTGCTAAAGAAACTTCGACACCAGTGGTGTTAATTGGGCATATTACAAAAGACGGACATATTGCAGGTCCAAAAATATTAGAACATATGGTAGATACTGTACTTCAGTTTGAAGGCGATAGAAATCATGTGTTTAGAATTTTACGAGCTAATAAAAATAGATTTGGGTCGACTAACGAATTAGGGATTTACGAAATGCAAGGGTCCGGATTACGGGAAGTGTCTAATCCTTCAGAGATTTTAATTTCTAAGAAAGATGAAGAATTAAGCGGAAATGCCATTGCTGCAACTTTGGAAGGTATGCGTCCGCTCATGATCGAGGTTCAAGCCTTAGTAAGTACTGCTGTTTATGGGACACCGCAGCGTTCGGCCACAGGTTTTAATGCCAAACGATTAAATATGTTGCTAGCAGTTTTAGAAAAACGAGCAGGTTTCCGTTTAGGTGCTAAAGATGTTTTTTTAAATATTACTGGTGGAATTAGTGTCGATGATCCGGCTATAGATTTAGCTGTAGTAGCTTCAATTTTATCTTCTAACGAAGATGAGGCGCTTCAAAAAGATTACTGTTTTGCCGCCGAAGTTGGCTTGTCGGGGGAAATCCGTCCCGTGCAACGTGTGGAACAACGTATCTTAGAAGCCGAAAAGTTAGGATTTTCTACTATTTTTGTATCGAAGTATAATAAAATCACTTTAAAGCCTAAGGCGATAAAGATTCAATTAATTTCGAAAATAGAAGATTTAGTTGGGCATATTGTTTAG
- a CDS encoding alpha/beta hydrolase, which yields MKKVIYLFVLVFSCQWASAQAIYETIKSEKLGATRQLKIQLPRNYSKNVEKKYPLVVVLDGDYLFEVVAGNVDYYSYWEDVPEVIVVGINQIDDRYYDTMFSEQNSLPLDSSAEFFEFIGMELIPFIEEKYRTEDFKLAIGHGETANFINYYLLKDKPLFQSYIVISPELAPNMTKYIPDRLGKIDRKTFYYLATTTDDLKSVKAGTELLNNSLKVIENDYLQYDFDEFEGLTHYSVVAQAIPKALERIFYVFQPITSREFEKDIMAGDKPAIDYLKDKYESIKELYGVDKTILVNDYKAIAAAIEKKSEFKDFEELGKMARKSYPETMLGQYYMARYYEENNQPKKAMKTYQSSYIFDEIAGLTKDDMIERANRIKADFGY from the coding sequence ATGAAAAAAGTAATTTACCTGTTTGTTTTGGTCTTTTCGTGCCAATGGGCCTCTGCTCAAGCTATATATGAAACGATAAAATCTGAAAAACTTGGTGCTACCCGCCAGTTAAAGATTCAATTGCCAAGAAATTATAGTAAGAATGTCGAGAAAAAATATCCGTTAGTTGTTGTTTTAGATGGAGATTATCTATTTGAAGTTGTAGCCGGAAACGTTGATTATTATTCGTATTGGGAAGATGTACCAGAAGTAATCGTGGTTGGAATTAATCAGATTGACGATCGGTATTATGACACCATGTTTTCCGAACAAAATTCCTTGCCTTTAGATAGTAGTGCCGAATTTTTCGAATTTATAGGCATGGAACTTATCCCGTTTATTGAGGAAAAATACAGAACAGAAGATTTTAAATTGGCCATTGGTCATGGGGAAACAGCAAACTTTATTAATTATTATTTGTTGAAAGATAAACCGTTATTTCAATCTTATATTGTAATAAGTCCGGAGTTGGCTCCAAATATGACCAAATATATTCCAGACCGTTTAGGGAAAATAGATCGTAAAACGTTTTATTATTTGGCAACTACTACAGACGATTTAAAATCTGTAAAAGCGGGAACCGAATTATTAAATAATAGTTTAAAAGTTATTGAAAACGACTATTTGCAATACGATTTTGATGAGTTTGAAGGGTTAACCCATTATTCTGTAGTGGCTCAAGCTATACCAAAAGCCTTAGAGCGAATTTTTTATGTATTCCAGCCTATTACGTCTCGTGAGTTTGAAAAAGATATTATGGCAGGAGATAAACCTGCGATAGATTATTTAAAAGATAAGTATGAATCTATTAAAGAATTATACGGTGTAGATAAAACCATATTGGTAAACGATTATAAAGCTATTGCTGCGGCTATTGAAAAGAAATCGGAATTTAAAGATTTTGAAGAATTGGGTAAAATGGCTAGAAAATCGTATCCAGAAACCATGTTAGGTCAATATTACATGGCACGTTATTACGAAGAAAATAACCAACCTAAAAAGGCTATGAAAACCTATCAATCCTCGTATATTTTCGATGAAATTGCGGGCTTAACAAAGGATGATATGATAGAACGTGCAAATCGAATTAAAGCAGATTTCGGATATTAA
- a CDS encoding lysylphosphatidylglycerol synthase transmembrane domain-containing protein — MGVFLIGYSLSKVSLDELLVYFKNANYWWILLGAFLGLLSHLSRAYRWLFMLEPMGYNVKLSNSIMAVFSAYLINYTIPRAGEVARVSILTTYEDVPFDKGFGTVVAERIADLIVMLAIILVTLFLQFDFIFNFFLSKFNLPKLILAGVLLLGLGLAFLVYIRKSQTILALKIKTFVSGLIEGVLSIFKMKKKWWFIAHTLFIWGMYVLMFYVTTFAVQGLHPISIGAILIGFISASFSIAATNGGIGSYPVAVYAAFSLFGIAQGPSIAFGWIMWSSQTILIIICGGLSLLLLPIFNRKIKS, encoded by the coding sequence TTGGGAGTTTTTTTAATAGGATATTCCTTGTCTAAAGTGTCTTTAGATGAGCTTTTAGTGTATTTTAAAAATGCCAATTATTGGTGGATTCTACTAGGAGCATTTTTAGGTTTGTTAAGTCATTTATCGCGTGCCTATCGTTGGTTGTTTATGTTGGAGCCCATGGGTTACAATGTCAAATTATCTAACAGTATTATGGCTGTTTTTTCGGCCTATTTAATAAATTATACCATACCTCGTGCAGGGGAAGTAGCTCGGGTTTCCATCTTAACGACTTACGAAGATGTCCCTTTCGATAAAGGTTTTGGTACTGTAGTTGCCGAGCGCATTGCCGATCTTATTGTTATGCTCGCTATTATTTTAGTGACCCTTTTCCTTCAATTCGATTTTATTTTTAATTTCTTTTTGTCCAAATTTAATTTGCCTAAACTTATTTTGGCAGGCGTACTTCTTCTGGGTTTAGGATTAGCTTTTTTAGTCTATATCAGAAAAAGTCAAACAATATTGGCGTTAAAAATTAAAACCTTTGTTTCGGGTTTAATAGAAGGTGTTTTAAGTATTTTTAAAATGAAAAAAAAGTGGTGGTTTATAGCGCATACACTTTTTATTTGGGGCATGTATGTTTTAATGTTTTATGTTACCACCTTTGCGGTACAAGGGTTGCATCCTATTTCTATAGGAGCTATTTTAATAGGGTTTATCTCTGCTAGTTTTAGTATTGCGGCCACAAATGGGGGTATTGGTTCGTATCCTGTTGCGGTTTATGCTGCGTTTTCTTTATTTGGTATAGCTCAAGGACCAAGTATCGCTTTTGGTTGGATTATGTGGTCGTCTCAAACCATTTTAATCATTATTTGCGGTGGTTTATCGCTTTTATTACTGCCTATTTTTAACAGAAAAATTAAGTCTTAA
- the panD gene encoding aspartate 1-decarboxylase: MQIHVVKSKIHRVKCTGADLNYIGSITIDEDLMDAANIVQGEKVQIVNNNNGERLETYAIPGPRNSGEITLNGAAARRVAPGDVLILITYGIMDLEEAKSFKPALVFPDEATNKLI; encoded by the coding sequence ATGCAAATTCACGTAGTAAAATCGAAAATTCACAGAGTAAAATGTACTGGAGCAGATTTAAATTACATCGGTAGTATTACTATTGATGAAGATTTAATGGATGCTGCAAATATTGTTCAGGGCGAAAAGGTTCAGATTGTTAATAATAACAATGGCGAGCGTTTAGAAACCTATGCAATTCCAGGACCACGTAATAGTGGAGAAATTACCTTAAATGGTGCAGCAGCAAGACGCGTAGCTCCTGGAGATGTTTTAATACTAATTACTTATGGTATTATGGATTTGGAAGAAGCAAAATCATTTAAACCTGCTTTAGTTTTTCCAGACGAAGCCACCAACAAGCTTATATAA
- the panC gene encoding pantoate--beta-alanine ligase, with protein sequence MGLVPTMGALHDGHLSLVQRGLNENDALVVSIFVNPTQFNNPDDLVKYPRTLEKDVDLLKSVSEHILVYAPSVADVYGEDVVSVNFDFDGLEDKMEGAFRPGHFDGVGTIVKRLFEIVTPNRAYFGEKDFQQLAIIKNMVKKCNMPLTIVPCEILREPNGLAMSSRNVRLTSEYAAAAPFIYQTLKTAKVKFGTERANEVTEWVEDQFKNHPLLELEYFVIADVETLETVKHKVENKLYRAFIAVYAGEIRLIDNLALN encoded by the coding sequence TTGGGGTTGGTTCCTACTATGGGCGCTTTGCACGACGGGCATCTGTCTTTGGTGCAACGAGGCTTAAACGAAAATGATGCTCTTGTAGTTAGTATTTTTGTTAATCCTACCCAATTTAATAATCCAGACGACTTAGTTAAATACCCTAGAACCTTAGAAAAAGATGTCGATTTGTTAAAATCGGTTTCAGAACACATTTTGGTTTACGCACCTAGTGTAGCAGATGTTTATGGCGAGGATGTGGTATCGGTTAATTTCGATTTTGATGGTTTAGAAGACAAAATGGAAGGTGCTTTTAGACCAGGACATTTTGACGGTGTCGGGACTATTGTTAAAAGATTATTCGAAATCGTGACGCCTAATCGTGCTTATTTTGGCGAAAAAGATTTTCAACAATTAGCCATCATAAAAAATATGGTTAAAAAGTGTAATATGCCTTTAACCATCGTGCCTTGCGAAATTTTACGCGAGCCTAATGGTTTGGCTATGAGTTCTCGAAATGTAAGATTAACCTCAGAATATGCAGCCGCCGCTCCGTTTATTTATCAAACACTTAAAACTGCCAAAGTTAAGTTTGGCACAGAACGTGCTAATGAAGTTACCGAATGGGTTGAAGATCAGTTTAAAAACCACCCATTGTTAGAGTTAGAATATTTTGTAATTGCAGATGTGGAAACACTAGAAACTGTAAAACATAAAGTTGAAAATAAATTATATCGCGCGTTTATAGCAGTTTACGCAGGCGAAATAAGGTTAATAGACAATTTAGCACTAAATTAA
- a CDS encoding glycogen/starch synthase, producing the protein MKDKRILYVSSEVVPYLPETEISSMSFETPRMVNQQGGQIRIFMPRYGNINERRHQLHEVIRLSGINLVINDLDMPLIIKVASIPKERIQVYFIDNDEYFKRKATLTDENGELFTDNDERAIFFAKGVIETVKKLNWSPDIIHVHGWLASLLPLYLKEYFAGEPLFNDSKIVTSIYNQGFDGTLNENMSTKIKFDNINDDVVKTLSEPTYNNLMKVAIDYSDAIIIGSEDIPEEITTHLDNSEKPVLGYKNKEEFGEAYSNFYTTEVLK; encoded by the coding sequence ATGAAAGATAAGAGGATATTATATGTATCATCTGAAGTAGTTCCTTATTTACCAGAAACTGAAATCTCATCTATGTCGTTTGAAACGCCTAGAATGGTAAATCAACAAGGTGGACAAATCAGGATTTTTATGCCTAGATATGGTAACATCAACGAGAGGAGACATCAACTACACGAAGTTATAAGACTATCTGGTATAAACCTTGTAATTAACGACTTAGACATGCCGCTTATTATAAAAGTAGCATCAATCCCTAAAGAACGTATTCAAGTATATTTCATAGACAACGACGAGTATTTTAAACGTAAAGCGACTTTAACCGACGAGAATGGCGAATTATTTACCGATAATGACGAGCGTGCTATTTTCTTTGCCAAAGGAGTGATAGAAACCGTTAAAAAATTAAACTGGTCTCCAGATATTATTCATGTGCATGGCTGGTTAGCATCATTATTACCGTTATACTTAAAAGAATATTTTGCGGGCGAACCTTTGTTTAACGACAGTAAAATTGTAACCTCTATTTACAATCAAGGTTTTGATGGCACGTTAAACGAAAACATGTCTACCAAAATAAAATTCGACAATATTAATGATGATGTGGTTAAAACTTTAAGCGAGCCTACCTACAACAATTTAATGAAAGTAGCTATAGATTATTCTGATGCTATTATTATTGGATCTGAAGATATTCCTGAAGAAATAACAACTCATTTAGACAATTCTGAAAAACCAGTTTTAGGATATAAAAACAAAGAAGAATTTGGCGAAGCGTATTCAAACTTTTACACTACAGAAGTTTTAAAATAA
- a CDS encoding DUF4270 domain-containing protein yields the protein MKKILRALKLPSILLLTLTVLVACDRDYNTVGTDIIGGKNFKTDSIVYPIIAFTKKVKPVQTNGLSSNLLGAYNNPEYGLTTASVVSQMVTTDGRYAPSFGVDPQIESVTLTIPYFSTATEIDEDGVTTYRLDSLYGDKPIKLSIYQNTYYLRTTDPSSNFQDGQVYYSNANKTINFDDFRGELLYENDNFTPSPEEIVIEEENEDTDEEEVTERLSPRLQIDLLNTNNFWEKLLFEKEGSLELSNQNNFLNYFRGLYFKAEAINNDGNQILLNFNSTEAVLEVNYTYLEGSDDDETDDDEERQEGSFALKFNTTRLNTFESEINISDGNSKTGDETLYLKGGEGSMAVIHLFEGPDTDGDGEPDSYLDDFLSHKDSWLINEAQLTIFEDASKVYTEDDYHTYDRLFAYDITNNSTLIDYQYDGTLNTLNPLDSKIVHLGQRLENQGTYKYKIRLTEHIKNILANDSTNTKIGLVLSTNVNNTLNAQLLDSDGDEVTTLPEGAILSPKGTILHGSSPNVPENLRAKLEIYYTEPEN from the coding sequence ATGAAAAAGATTTTAAGAGCCCTTAAATTACCAAGCATACTATTATTAACACTTACTGTTTTAGTGGCTTGCGATAGAGATTATAATACTGTAGGAACAGATATAATTGGCGGAAAAAACTTTAAAACAGACAGTATAGTTTATCCTATAATAGCCTTTACTAAAAAAGTAAAGCCCGTACAAACAAACGGGTTATCGTCTAACCTATTAGGTGCTTACAACAATCCAGAATACGGATTAACAACAGCAAGTGTAGTCTCACAAATGGTAACAACAGACGGTAGGTATGCTCCTTCATTTGGAGTAGACCCACAAATAGAATCTGTTACTTTAACCATACCGTATTTTTCTACTGCAACAGAAATCGACGAAGATGGTGTTACAACTTACCGATTAGATTCTTTATATGGCGATAAACCTATTAAACTTTCTATTTACCAAAACACTTACTATTTAAGAACTACAGATCCGAGCTCGAACTTCCAAGACGGACAGGTATATTATTCTAACGCCAACAAAACGATTAATTTCGATGATTTTAGAGGTGAGCTCTTATACGAAAACGATAATTTTACTCCTAGTCCGGAAGAAATAGTTATTGAAGAAGAAAATGAAGATACAGACGAGGAAGAAGTAACCGAGCGTTTATCTCCTCGCCTACAAATAGACCTTTTAAACACTAATAATTTCTGGGAAAAACTACTTTTTGAAAAAGAAGGAAGCCTTGAACTTAGTAACCAAAATAACTTCTTAAATTATTTTAGAGGACTCTATTTTAAAGCTGAAGCTATTAATAATGATGGGAATCAAATATTGTTAAACTTTAATTCTACAGAGGCCGTTTTAGAAGTTAATTACACCTATTTGGAAGGATCTGATGATGATGAGACCGATGATGACGAAGAAAGACAAGAAGGTAGTTTTGCGTTAAAGTTTAATACCACCAGATTAAATACTTTTGAGAGTGAGATTAATATCTCAGATGGTAATTCGAAAACTGGCGACGAGACCTTGTATTTAAAAGGAGGGGAAGGCTCTATGGCGGTTATTCATTTATTTGAAGGGCCAGACACAGACGGCGATGGCGAACCAGACAGTTACCTTGACGATTTTTTATCACATAAGGATAGTTGGCTTATTAACGAAGCACAATTAACTATTTTTGAAGATGCAAGTAAAGTTTATACGGAAGACGATTACCATACCTACGACCGATTATTTGCTTACGACATTACTAATAACTCAACGCTAATAGACTATCAATACGACGGAACTTTAAATACATTAAACCCTCTAGATTCTAAAATTGTACATTTAGGACAACGTTTAGAAAACCAAGGGACGTATAAATATAAGATCCGTTTAACAGAACATATTAAAAACATTTTAGCAAACGATTCAACAAATACAAAAATTGGATTGGTATTATCTACCAATGTAAACAATACGTTGAATGCTCAATTATTAGATAGCGACGGCGATGAAGTAACCACACTTCCAGAAGGCGCTATATTGTCACCAAAAGGAACTATTTTGCACGGAAGTAGTCCTAACGTACCAGAAAATTTACGTGCGAAACTAGAAATTTATTATACCGAACCAGAAAACTAA